The Streptomyces cynarae genome contains a region encoding:
- a CDS encoding ATP-dependent Clp protease ATP-binding subunit: MTISPFGSGDPFSELFNRFFGMSPATSPPAVQRVPIGRLLSDSAHELLATAGTRAAEDGSDLDTVHLLWAATQVPAARQVLEQAGADPGKLADDLRESLPSGTGTGEPALTPAAKRALLAAHARSQAAGASYIGPEHILAAILDDPRSPLARTLRSEGATPGALGGAPRQSRETGGHPDTPTLDEYGRDLTDEARAGHLDPVVGRAAEIEQTIEVLSRRTKNNPVLIGDPGVGKTAIVEGLAQRIVAGEVPKALKDRRVVSLDLAGLVAGSQYRGQFEERLKKVVDEVTGAEKSVVLFIDELHTVVGAGGTGEGSMDAGNILKPALARGDLSVVGATTIDEYRKRIEKDAALERRFQPVIVPEPTVEETVEILRGLRDAYEAHHQVRYTDEALDAAAALSDRYISDRFLPDKAIDLMDQAGARVGLRSVGDSAEAADLEDRLTRLRREKDEAVSTEDFERASRLKREITELEERLDSVGEGGGPTPSVTPDDIAEVLSARTGIPVSQLTETERDRLMKLEEVLHERVVGQDDAVTAVAQAVRRGRAGMGDPNRPTGSFLFLGPTGVGKTELAKALAELLFGDPDRMIRFDMSEFQEKHTVSRLIGSPPGYVGYEEAGQLTEAVRRKPYSVVLFDEVEKAHRDVFNLLLQVLDDGRLTDAQGRTVDFRNTVVIMTSNIASKHILDHHGDIDEIRDDLTAELQAHFRPEFLNRIDEVIVFHALGRRDLVRIVDLLLEGSRRRLHAQKIGLEVTETAKEWLANRGYQPEYGARPLRRTIQTELDNRLSNMLLDGTLNPGDTVVVDVVDGELSLSLKAKAAPQEQGTPGGSPEDTEEEPPSWPGPIS; the protein is encoded by the coding sequence GTGACGATCTCACCCTTCGGGTCAGGAGACCCGTTCTCCGAACTGTTCAACCGGTTCTTCGGCATGAGTCCGGCGACCTCACCGCCGGCCGTCCAACGTGTCCCCATCGGACGTCTCCTCAGCGACTCCGCGCACGAGTTGCTCGCCACCGCCGGGACACGGGCGGCCGAGGACGGGTCCGATCTCGACACCGTCCACCTGCTGTGGGCCGCGACCCAGGTACCGGCCGCGCGCCAGGTGCTGGAGCAGGCGGGCGCCGATCCCGGCAAGCTCGCCGACGACCTGCGGGAATCCCTGCCCTCCGGGACCGGTACCGGTGAGCCCGCGCTGACGCCGGCGGCCAAACGCGCCCTGCTCGCAGCGCACGCCCGCTCCCAGGCGGCCGGCGCTTCCTACATCGGCCCCGAGCACATCCTCGCCGCGATCCTGGACGATCCGCGCTCCCCGCTGGCCCGGACCCTCAGGAGTGAGGGAGCCACCCCGGGCGCGCTCGGCGGCGCGCCCCGGCAGTCGCGGGAGACGGGCGGCCACCCCGACACACCGACGCTCGACGAGTACGGGCGTGACCTCACCGACGAGGCACGCGCCGGACACCTCGACCCGGTGGTCGGCCGGGCGGCCGAGATCGAGCAGACCATCGAGGTCCTCTCCCGCCGCACGAAGAACAACCCGGTGCTGATCGGCGACCCCGGCGTCGGCAAGACCGCGATCGTCGAGGGGCTGGCCCAGCGCATCGTCGCCGGGGAGGTCCCCAAGGCGCTGAAGGACCGCCGCGTGGTCTCCCTCGACCTCGCCGGACTCGTCGCCGGATCCCAGTACCGGGGTCAGTTCGAGGAGCGGCTGAAGAAGGTCGTCGACGAGGTCACCGGGGCCGAGAAGAGCGTCGTCCTCTTCATCGACGAGCTGCACACGGTCGTCGGCGCCGGCGGCACCGGCGAGGGATCCATGGACGCGGGAAACATCCTCAAGCCCGCGCTGGCCCGGGGCGACCTCAGCGTGGTCGGCGCCACCACCATCGACGAGTACCGCAAGCGCATCGAGAAGGACGCCGCACTGGAGCGCCGCTTCCAGCCCGTCATTGTGCCCGAACCCACCGTCGAGGAGACGGTCGAGATCCTGCGCGGACTGCGTGACGCCTACGAGGCGCACCACCAGGTCCGCTACACCGACGAGGCGCTGGACGCCGCCGCCGCCCTCTCCGACCGCTACATCAGCGACCGCTTCCTGCCCGACAAGGCGATCGACCTCATGGACCAGGCCGGAGCCCGGGTCGGACTGCGCAGTGTGGGGGACTCCGCGGAGGCCGCGGACCTCGAGGACCGGCTCACCCGGCTGCGCCGGGAGAAGGACGAGGCCGTCAGCACCGAGGACTTCGAGCGCGCGAGCCGACTCAAGCGGGAGATCACGGAGTTGGAGGAGCGGCTGGACTCGGTCGGCGAGGGCGGAGGACCCACGCCCAGTGTCACCCCCGACGACATCGCCGAAGTCCTCTCCGCCCGTACCGGTATTCCGGTCTCCCAGCTCACCGAGACCGAACGCGACCGGCTGATGAAACTGGAGGAGGTCCTGCACGAGCGGGTCGTCGGCCAGGACGACGCGGTCACCGCCGTGGCCCAGGCCGTGCGCCGCGGCCGGGCCGGCATGGGCGACCCGAACCGGCCCACCGGCAGCTTCCTCTTCCTCGGCCCCACCGGCGTGGGCAAGACGGAACTCGCCAAGGCGCTCGCGGAACTGCTCTTCGGCGACCCGGACCGCATGATCCGCTTCGACATGAGCGAGTTCCAGGAGAAGCACACCGTCTCCCGGCTCATCGGCTCCCCGCCCGGCTACGTCGGCTACGAGGAGGCCGGCCAGCTCACCGAGGCGGTGCGCCGCAAGCCGTACAGCGTCGTGCTCTTCGACGAGGTGGAGAAGGCCCACCGTGACGTGTTCAACCTGCTGCTGCAGGTCCTGGACGACGGACGGCTCACCGACGCGCAGGGGCGCACGGTCGACTTCCGCAACACCGTCGTCATCATGACCAGCAACATCGCCTCCAAGCACATCCTCGACCACCACGGCGACATCGACGAGATCAGGGACGACCTGACGGCGGAACTCCAGGCGCACTTCCGCCCGGAGTTCCTCAACCGGATCGACGAGGTCATCGTCTTCCACGCCCTGGGCCGCCGGGACCTGGTGCGCATCGTCGACCTGCTCCTGGAGGGCAGCCGGCGCCGGCTGCACGCCCAGAAGATCGGCCTGGAGGTCACCGAGACGGCCAAGGAGTGGCTGGCGAACCGCGGCTACCAGCCGGAGTACGGGGCCCGGCCGCTGCGCCGCACCATCCAGACCGAACTCGACAACCGGCTGTCGAACATGCTGCTCGACGGCACGCTCAACCCCGGCGACACCGTCGTCGTCGACGTCGTGGACGGTGAACTGAGCCTGAGCCTGAAGGCGAAGGCGGCGCCCCAGGAGCAGGGAACGCCGGGCGGCAGCCCGGAGGACACCGAGGAGGAGCCTCCGAGCTGGCCCGGACCCATTTCCTAG
- a CDS encoding nuclear transport factor 2 family protein: MTAETNRYESAVARYFEAWNTRDAQALAKAVAAAWAADGTYTDPLADVSGHEQIAAVIAGAHAQFPGFSFRLTGAVDGHHDLARFSWELVSDADGSAPVAGSDVITLDGEGRIGSVHGFLDRVPEGVAG, encoded by the coding sequence ATGACCGCAGAGACCAACCGCTACGAGTCCGCCGTCGCCCGCTACTTCGAGGCGTGGAACACCCGGGACGCCCAGGCGCTGGCGAAGGCGGTCGCCGCCGCCTGGGCCGCGGACGGAACCTACACCGACCCCCTGGCCGACGTCAGCGGGCACGAGCAGATCGCGGCCGTGATCGCAGGTGCGCACGCACAGTTCCCGGGGTTCTCCTTCCGGCTCACGGGCGCGGTCGACGGGCACCACGACCTCGCCCGCTTCTCCTGGGAGCTGGTGAGCGACGCGGACGGTTCGGCACCCGTCGCCGGCTCCGACGTGATCACCCTGGACGGCGAGGGGCGCATCGGCAGCGTGCACGGGTTCCTGGACCGCGTCCCCGAAGGCGTGGCGGGTTAG
- a CDS encoding streptophobe family protein — translation MGGLAALGLWAAGGSDIPEGGFPRVVVAVVVVAVGGSVRLTGDAGALAGTRAGLTVMPLSVTLSGALVIAAGFLRPLRHRAVAGGCELALWAGRIAVLWLVALVGLALVARQTFAVPLGTGTIGDIGSLFGISPRIGFATDLWPTVLFGLLWLAGVLVLALLVSRGVPLPARLSRFQESVRPAAYAMVALLLACVALGAVIALVVAATRGHPAETFALILLGLPNLVWPVLTLGMGATWHGRVDGPFGLPMPHLLDVALRTEDLSTLNLRTLARFDGLAWWLVAVDAVLLIAAGSVLAARSPAGMRPWRHAVHMAVALMAAVLAVCLLCRVSAHYGLSLIGVGDLGGGLSGVLFLRPRPGTALGLALVWGLTTGFAGGLLARRVQRRGEVP, via the coding sequence ATGGGCGGGCTCGCCGCGCTCGGGCTGTGGGCGGCGGGCGGCAGCGACATCCCGGAGGGCGGGTTCCCCCGGGTGGTCGTGGCCGTGGTCGTCGTGGCTGTCGGCGGCAGTGTGAGGCTGACGGGCGACGCCGGTGCACTGGCCGGCACACGGGCGGGGCTGACGGTGATGCCGCTGTCGGTGACGCTGTCCGGGGCGCTGGTGATCGCCGCGGGATTCCTGCGCCCGCTGCGGCACCGGGCCGTCGCCGGCGGGTGTGAACTGGCGCTCTGGGCAGGGCGGATCGCCGTACTGTGGCTGGTCGCGCTCGTCGGCCTCGCCCTGGTGGCCCGCCAGACCTTCGCGGTCCCGCTCGGCACCGGAACGATCGGCGACATCGGCAGCCTGTTCGGGATCTCCCCGAGGATCGGCTTCGCCACGGACCTGTGGCCGACCGTGCTGTTCGGTCTGCTCTGGCTGGCGGGCGTGCTCGTCCTCGCTCTGCTGGTGTCACGAGGTGTGCCGCTGCCGGCCCGGCTGTCGCGCTTCCAGGAGTCGGTGCGGCCCGCCGCCTACGCCATGGTGGCCCTGCTGCTCGCCTGCGTCGCCCTGGGCGCCGTGATCGCGCTGGTGGTGGCGGCGACCCGCGGGCACCCCGCCGAGACGTTCGCGCTGATCCTGCTGGGCCTGCCCAACCTGGTGTGGCCGGTGCTCACCCTCGGCATGGGCGCCACCTGGCACGGCCGGGTGGACGGGCCGTTCGGGCTGCCGATGCCGCATCTGCTCGACGTGGCGCTGCGGACCGAGGACCTCTCGACGCTGAACCTTCGTACGCTCGCCCGGTTCGACGGTCTGGCGTGGTGGCTCGTGGCCGTGGACGCCGTGCTGCTGATCGCCGCCGGGTCCGTGCTGGCGGCGCGCTCACCGGCGGGGATGCGGCCGTGGCGGCACGCCGTGCACATGGCGGTCGCGCTGATGGCGGCGGTTCTCGCCGTCTGCCTGCTGTGCCGGGTCTCGGCGCACTACGGCCTGTCGCTCATCGGGGTCGGCGACCTCGGCGGAGGGCTCTCCGGCGTGCTGTTCCTCAGACCCCGGCCGGGGACCGCGCTGGGGCTCGCCCTGGTGTGGGGACTTACGACCGGGTTCGCGGGCGGGCTGCTCGCCCGGAGGGTGCAGCGACGGGGCGAGGTTCCATGA
- a CDS encoding helix-turn-helix domain-containing protein, with protein MSTHAPNEARVIPLRPQTAPPGSGAATRTPQRPTGTPQPPVPKEPLWRDLVGDVLRRERLAQERTLKDVAEAARISMPYLSELERGRKEASSEVLAAAAQALGLGLADLLTLAQDELARYARSRVGRGRRSPTAQYDGLCLVA; from the coding sequence GTGAGCACTCATGCGCCGAACGAAGCCCGCGTCATCCCCCTGCGCCCGCAGACCGCGCCGCCCGGCTCCGGTGCGGCGACCCGCACCCCGCAGCGACCGACGGGGACCCCGCAGCCCCCCGTGCCCAAGGAGCCCTTGTGGCGCGACCTCGTCGGTGATGTGCTGCGCCGCGAACGGCTCGCCCAGGAGCGCACCTTGAAGGACGTCGCGGAGGCCGCCCGGATCTCGATGCCGTACCTGTCCGAACTGGAACGGGGCCGCAAGGAGGCCTCCTCCGAGGTTCTCGCGGCCGCCGCCCAGGCCCTCGGGCTCGGCCTCGCCGACCTGCTCACGCTCGCCCAGGACGAGCTGGCCCGGTACGCCCGGAGCCGGGTGGGCCGGGGCCGCAGGTCGCCGACGGCGCAGTACGACGGCCTCTGCCTCGTCGCCTGA